Proteins from a genomic interval of Lacticaseibacillus pabuli:
- the glpK gene encoding glycerol kinase GlpK has product MTESVTNEEDLLLDKYIMSLDEGTTSTRAIVFNHAGDIVADAQHEFTQHFPQPGWVEHDANEIWNAVQATIADVFITHRIQPNQIAGIGITNQRETTVIWDKQTGLPIYNAIVWQSRQTTDIAAQLIADGKSDLFQERTGLIIDPYFSATKIRWILDHVSGAQERAERGELLFGTIDTWLTWKLSGGAIHATDYTNASRTALFNIHTLQWDQELLDLLNIPRQMLPRVLPNDKVFGNVASYHFFGSQPPIAGIAGDQQAALFGQLALADGEVKNTYGTGSFIVMNTGHNAVKSSHRLLTTIAYGRGGTVNYALEGSVFVAGSAIQWLRDAMQLVPDSAASEAAARRSHSEDEVYVVPAFTGLGAPYWDPDARGAVFGITRGTTRDDFVKATLQSLAYQTRDVTTTMEADTGITIPRLRVDGGAARNDYLMQFQADILGKPLERAAILETTARGVAFMAGLAIGYWQDEDELRSITSAGTSFTNQMPTARSNQLYRGWQRAVAATQAFHN; this is encoded by the coding sequence ATGACTGAAAGCGTTACAAACGAGGAGGATTTACTCTTGGATAAATACATCATGTCTCTAGATGAAGGGACAACGAGCACCCGTGCCATCGTGTTCAACCACGCCGGCGATATCGTTGCAGACGCCCAGCACGAGTTCACCCAGCATTTCCCGCAACCAGGTTGGGTTGAGCATGACGCCAATGAAATCTGGAACGCCGTCCAAGCCACCATTGCGGATGTGTTCATCACCCACCGCATTCAGCCAAACCAGATTGCGGGCATCGGCATCACCAACCAGCGCGAAACGACGGTAATTTGGGACAAGCAGACTGGGCTCCCCATTTACAACGCCATTGTTTGGCAGTCCCGGCAAACGACAGACATTGCCGCGCAACTGATTGCGGACGGCAAGAGTGACCTCTTTCAGGAACGCACGGGCCTCATTATTGACCCCTACTTTTCCGCAACTAAGATTCGGTGGATTCTAGACCACGTTTCTGGGGCACAGGAGCGCGCTGAACGCGGCGAGCTCCTCTTTGGCACCATTGATACCTGGCTCACGTGGAAGCTCTCAGGGGGCGCCATTCACGCCACAGACTACACCAACGCAAGCCGGACCGCGCTGTTCAACATCCACACGCTGCAGTGGGACCAGGAACTGCTCGACCTGTTGAACATCCCCCGGCAAATGCTGCCACGTGTATTGCCGAACGATAAGGTCTTCGGCAACGTCGCGAGCTATCACTTCTTCGGCTCACAACCACCCATTGCGGGTATTGCCGGCGATCAGCAGGCCGCCCTCTTTGGCCAGCTCGCCTTGGCAGATGGCGAGGTCAAGAATACTTACGGTACCGGGAGCTTTATCGTCATGAACACCGGCCATAACGCCGTTAAATCCAGCCACCGCCTGCTCACGACGATTGCGTACGGGCGCGGTGGAACGGTGAATTACGCCCTAGAAGGCTCCGTCTTTGTGGCGGGATCTGCCATTCAGTGGCTCCGCGACGCGATGCAACTTGTCCCCGACTCTGCCGCAAGCGAAGCAGCCGCGCGACGGTCGCATAGTGAGGATGAAGTTTACGTGGTACCCGCCTTCACCGGCCTAGGTGCCCCTTACTGGGATCCTGACGCACGGGGCGCCGTGTTTGGCATTACGCGCGGGACCACGCGCGATGATTTCGTCAAGGCAACCCTGCAGTCCCTGGCCTACCAAACCCGTGACGTCACGACGACGATGGAAGCTGACACTGGCATCACCATCCCCCGTCTGCGGGTCGACGGTGGCGCCGCACGCAATGACTACCTGATGCAATTTCAGGCAGACATCCTGGGCAAGCCGCTCGAGCGTGCAGCCATTTTGGAAACCACGGCACGGGGTGTGGCGTTCATGGCCGGCCTCGCGATCGGTTACTGGCAGGATGAGGATGAGCTGCGCAGCATTACGAGCGCGGGGACGAGCTTCACTAACCAGATGCCAACAGCGCGCAGCAACCAGCTGTACCGTGGCTGGCAACGGGCCGTCGCGGCGACACAGGCATTTCACAACTAA
- a CDS encoding SLC13 family permease, protein MSVLKSVLRDRVFQIATLFAMLSLFFARPHIRDINFTTLWSLLGMMTVIQIFEYLHVLDFLAYHLTAGAKTARQLTLFFVILAFVASMFLTNDMAVLTFMPLYLRIARKLKLPQVLPATIITLAANLGSFMTPFGNSHNIYLMTKFHIPIGDYALWVLPLLAIAIVFLLVITLFVTPIKLPVVPVQRLHINMRPTIITAFAAVLVFASVFGIIPAWVAAGIVILLAFAFDPKIMKHVDYAIVFTFLAFFILVSDIQQIPVIVRVLSQIERDPVSVYLTSIVVSQGISNVPATVLVAQFTHQIPALFYGTNVGGLGTMIASLCNLLAFKQFRIYASHDVRKKFFWPFTIINFVALFVVGGVCLVATIAFSH, encoded by the coding sequence ATGTCAGTCCTTAAATCAGTTCTACGAGACCGAGTGTTTCAAATCGCGACGTTGTTTGCGATGCTCAGTCTCTTCTTCGCGCGACCACATATCCGAGATATTAATTTCACCACCCTCTGGTCACTTCTCGGGATGATGACGGTCATCCAAATATTTGAATACCTGCACGTCCTCGACTTTCTGGCCTATCACCTGACCGCTGGGGCCAAAACGGCACGCCAGCTCACCTTATTCTTTGTGATCCTAGCCTTTGTCGCCAGCATGTTTCTCACCAATGACATGGCGGTGCTCACTTTCATGCCGCTCTACTTACGCATCGCCCGGAAATTGAAACTGCCACAGGTCCTGCCTGCCACGATTATCACGCTCGCAGCCAACCTGGGGAGCTTCATGACACCGTTTGGTAACTCACATAATATTTACCTCATGACCAAGTTTCACATTCCAATTGGCGATTACGCACTCTGGGTGTTACCGCTACTGGCAATCGCCATCGTGTTTCTGCTGGTGATTACCCTCTTCGTCACGCCCATCAAACTGCCAGTCGTGCCTGTGCAACGCCTGCACATTAACATGCGGCCGACGATTATCACGGCGTTTGCGGCCGTTCTCGTCTTTGCGTCCGTCTTTGGCATCATCCCGGCATGGGTCGCTGCCGGCATCGTGATTCTACTCGCGTTCGCCTTTGATCCAAAAATCATGAAGCACGTTGACTACGCCATCGTGTTTACCTTCCTGGCCTTCTTCATCCTCGTCAGCGATATTCAGCAGATCCCCGTCATCGTGCGTGTGCTCAGCCAAATTGAACGCGACCCAGTGAGTGTTTACCTCACCAGCATCGTCGTCTCACAGGGAATTTCAAACGTCCCGGCTACCGTGCTTGTTGCGCAATTCACCCACCAGATTCCCGCGCTATTTTACGGGACCAACGTGGGCGGGCTAGGCACGATGATTGCCAGTCTGTGCAATTTGCTTGCCTTCAAACAGTTCCGCATTTATGCCAGTCATGACGTACGCAAAAAGTTCTTCTGGCCATTCACGATTATTAACTTTGTCGCATTATTTGTTGTTGGTGGCGTTTGTCTCGTTGCCACTATCGCCTTCAGTCATTAA
- a CDS encoding SLC13 family permease, which yields MSSRAHNARHLTALFVMLSFFSAMFLTNDMAVLTFIPLYLRIAKKFDLPEILPVTAITIGANQGSAMTPFGNAHNIFLMSEFKIPVTTFFTWVIPLFLIAALVLIVLVMLVPKKELPMPPAEDIRIMMRPTVITVIVALVVFASIFNVLPAWVAALIAVVWACLVDWHIMGKVDYAIVLTFAGFFLIISNINQIPAVSNLLSAIIHTPLSVYLTSVILSQFISNVPTTVLVSNFTTHLPAIFYGTNIGGLGTLVASMCNLVAFKQYTLYSKKSHRRFLTYFMMINFVALLVIGAVGLCAAIYFE from the coding sequence ATGTCCAGCCGCGCCCATAACGCACGGCACCTGACTGCATTGTTCGTCATGTTGTCGTTTTTTTCTGCCATGTTTCTTACCAATGACATGGCGGTCCTCACGTTTATCCCCCTCTACTTGCGGATTGCAAAGAAGTTTGACCTGCCCGAGATCTTGCCGGTCACCGCAATCACAATCGGGGCAAACCAAGGGAGTGCGATGACCCCGTTCGGGAACGCGCACAACATCTTTTTAATGTCTGAATTTAAAATTCCTGTGACAACATTTTTCACCTGGGTGATCCCGCTGTTTCTCATTGCGGCACTGGTCCTCATCGTGCTTGTCATGTTAGTCCCGAAAAAAGAATTACCGATGCCCCCCGCTGAGGACATTCGGATCATGATGCGCCCAACGGTCATTACCGTCATTGTGGCGCTCGTCGTCTTCGCTTCAATTTTCAACGTACTACCTGCATGGGTGGCCGCACTCATCGCCGTTGTCTGGGCTTGCCTGGTCGACTGGCACATCATGGGCAAGGTTGACTATGCCATCGTGCTGACCTTCGCCGGCTTCTTCCTGATTATCAGTAACATCAACCAGATTCCTGCCGTCAGCAACCTACTCTCTGCGATTATTCACACCCCGCTTTCCGTTTACCTGACCAGTGTCATTCTGTCGCAGTTCATTTCGAACGTGCCGACAACCGTACTAGTTTCGAACTTCACCACGCACCTGCCCGCCATCTTCTATGGCACCAACATTGGTGGTCTGGGCACACTGGTTGCCAGCATGTGCAACCTGGTGGCGTTCAAGCAGTACACCTTGTATAGCAAGAAATCACACCGTCGCTTCCTCACCTACTTCATGATGATTAACTTCGTCGCGTTACTGGTGATTGGCGCGGTTGGCCTTTGTGCCGCGATATATTTTGAGTAA
- a CDS encoding IS30 family transposase: MSHYNQLTAIERGRIESFIQLGLSLHEIATRLSRSVSTISREVHRCTKEYKALAAHKDYLKKRKACRRPRIFENAELRSSVIKAIQDDHWSPEQIVGNYIRTQGSSPFSFVTIYREIHRYNLGVPRSHGARGIARKLRHRGKTRHKKGYVEKRGKIPISHKLAERPLEADKRTRLGDWELDTVVGRDGGDVLVTMIDRRSRLLLAQRAAGRKALPVLETLKAIFSKIPHDILHTITPDRGKEFGRHAELTNEYEVEFYFPNPHAPWARGSNENTNGLIREYIPKGTDISTITDEEINRMVWQINTRPRKMFGWKSSLEVFWSEMFHLA; the protein is encoded by the coding sequence ATGAGCCATTACAATCAGCTTACCGCTATTGAACGCGGTCGTATAGAGTCTTTTATCCAGCTTGGGCTATCCCTTCATGAAATAGCAACGCGTTTGAGCCGCAGCGTTAGCACGATTTCTAGAGAGGTCCATCGATGCACTAAAGAATACAAGGCGTTGGCGGCACATAAAGATTACCTCAAGAAGCGTAAAGCCTGCCGTCGTCCGCGGATCTTTGAGAACGCTGAGCTCCGAAGTTCGGTCATTAAGGCTATCCAAGATGATCATTGGTCGCCAGAACAGATCGTCGGAAACTACATACGGACCCAAGGATCAAGTCCATTCAGCTTCGTCACAATCTATCGAGAAATACATCGATATAACCTTGGTGTACCTAGAAGTCATGGTGCTAGAGGCATTGCACGTAAATTGCGTCACCGAGGTAAGACAAGGCATAAGAAAGGCTACGTTGAGAAAAGAGGAAAGATTCCGATTTCACACAAATTGGCGGAGAGACCATTGGAAGCTGATAAGCGTACTCGGCTTGGTGACTGGGAACTCGATACTGTTGTTGGTCGTGACGGTGGCGATGTTCTTGTCACAATGATTGATCGCCGCAGCCGACTCTTACTGGCACAAAGGGCCGCCGGTAGGAAGGCTTTACCAGTCCTAGAAACCTTGAAAGCAATCTTCTCAAAGATCCCACATGATATTCTTCATACAATCACTCCTGATCGAGGAAAAGAGTTTGGAAGGCACGCAGAGCTCACAAACGAGTATGAAGTTGAGTTCTATTTTCCCAATCCGCATGCGCCATGGGCCAGAGGAAGCAACGAAAATACCAATGGATTGATTCGGGAATATATTCCCAAAGGAACAGACATCTCTACAATCACAGACGAAGAAATCAATCGAATGGTGTGGCAAATTAACACTCGCCCTCGCAAGATGTTTGGTTGGAAATCTTCGCTGGAAGTCTTCTGGTCGGAGATGTTCCACTTAGCTTGA
- a CDS encoding helix-turn-helix domain-containing protein: MIIGYSWNKFNQLENQDNLAQLRTAGARKIFADSVEMCATDRAGFKEMLAFVHTGDEIVLTSILALGQTNGDVAAALVAICDQHVSLNILNLPTFAGVRDPGERWQLTCLLRDFTIFASRREHQPVAFRGDASTHHGERGRKREYAPDSPNPTKRAIYNDVLRMLRQTLPVTQIAQAVGINRKQIYRIKAYALASGDLQASFPTQKRA, translated from the coding sequence TTGATTATTGGGTATAGTTGGAACAAATTTAATCAACTTGAAAATCAGGATAATTTGGCACAATTGCGTACAGCGGGTGCGCGCAAAATATTCGCCGATTCAGTGGAAATGTGCGCTACTGATCGGGCTGGGTTCAAGGAAATGCTGGCGTTCGTGCACACAGGGGATGAAATTGTGCTCACTAGCATCCTAGCATTGGGACAAACTAACGGGGACGTTGCCGCTGCACTGGTGGCCATTTGTGACCAGCACGTGAGTCTTAATATCCTGAACCTACCCACCTTCGCCGGGGTTCGTGATCCGGGTGAACGCTGGCAGTTGACCTGTTTACTGCGTGATTTTACCATCTTTGCGAGCCGCCGCGAACACCAGCCTGTCGCCTTTCGCGGGGATGCCAGTACCCATCATGGTGAGCGCGGACGCAAGCGTGAGTATGCACCGGATTCGCCTAATCCTACCAAACGTGCCATCTACAATGATGTGTTGCGGATGCTCCGGCAGACGTTGCCTGTCACCCAGATTGCTCAGGCAGTTGGTATCAATCGTAAGCAAATTTACCGCATCAAGGCCTATGCGCTTGCGAGTGGTGACTTGCAAGCGTCCTTTCCCACCCAAAAGCGTGCCTAA
- the rlmH gene encoding 23S rRNA (pseudouridine(1915)-N(3))-methyltransferase RlmH, with the protein MNIKIIGVGKLKEKYFKDGIAEYKKRMDAFAKVQIVEVNDEKAPENLSESEMDEVKAKEGERILGKIKDREYVIALAIEGKQRASEVFAKELADLGTYGHPDITFVIGGSLGLSPAVMHRANDTLSFGKLTLPHQLMRLVLIEQIYRAFMINAGRPYHK; encoded by the coding sequence GTGAATATCAAGATAATTGGCGTTGGCAAACTGAAGGAAAAGTACTTCAAAGATGGCATCGCGGAGTATAAGAAACGAATGGACGCCTTTGCTAAAGTCCAAATCGTCGAGGTCAATGACGAGAAGGCACCCGAAAACCTGTCTGAATCCGAGATGGATGAGGTTAAAGCCAAGGAGGGCGAGCGGATTCTCGGTAAAATCAAGGACCGTGAATACGTGATTGCTTTGGCAATTGAGGGCAAGCAACGTGCCAGTGAGGTGTTTGCGAAGGAGCTGGCTGACCTGGGGACGTACGGTCATCCTGACATTACCTTTGTGATTGGTGGTTCATTGGGCTTGTCGCCTGCAGTAATGCACCGGGCTAATGATACTTTGAGTTTTGGTAAGTTGACCCTGCCGCACCAGCTCATGCGCTTGGTGCTCATTGAACAGATTTACCGAGCGTTCATGATTAATGCGGGGCGGCCGTACCACAAATAA
- a CDS encoding GNAT family N-acetyltransferase, translating into MVTLHFYQDTDTDNQRIAHYQLTNPSFTATPQQALAQASTDPDRLPVLALQDNELVGFFVLVKSAGVNEVGADPRTAILIRSLSVSEAYRHQGVATQMMTVLPDFVRQAFPEVKELTLSVDHGNVAAQKLYAKLNYLDTGRRRYGRYGEQYVLAYRL; encoded by the coding sequence ATGGTGACATTACATTTTTACCAAGATACAGACACCGATAATCAACGCATTGCACATTATCAACTAACAAACCCCAGTTTCACTGCTACCCCGCAACAGGCCTTAGCACAAGCATCGACCGACCCAGATCGTTTGCCGGTGCTCGCCTTGCAAGATAACGAACTGGTTGGCTTCTTTGTCTTGGTCAAAAGTGCAGGCGTTAATGAAGTCGGCGCTGATCCGCGCACCGCGATTCTCATTCGTTCTTTGTCTGTTTCTGAGGCGTACCGGCACCAAGGCGTTGCCACTCAGATGATGACGGTATTGCCTGACTTTGTTCGGCAGGCGTTTCCTGAGGTGAAAGAACTCACCTTGTCCGTCGACCACGGGAACGTCGCGGCTCAGAAACTATATGCGAAACTGAATTATTTGGATACAGGCCGACGCCGCTATGGCCGGTACGGTGAGCAGTATGTCTTGGCATATCGACTTTGA
- a CDS encoding GlsB/YeaQ/YmgE family stress response membrane protein produces the protein MLHAIWVIIIGAVIGVLGSIIVGRDMPGGWIGNIIGGLLGAWVGSNLLGSWGPHAAGMPIFPAIIGAMVVVFVVSLVIGGTRRRKA, from the coding sequence ATGCTACACGCGATTTGGGTCATCATCATCGGTGCGGTCATCGGCGTGCTCGGGTCAATCATTGTTGGCCGCGACATGCCCGGCGGTTGGATTGGCAACATCATTGGTGGCTTGCTCGGTGCCTGGGTAGGTAGCAACTTGCTCGGCTCCTGGGGACCACACGCAGCTGGAATGCCAATTTTCCCTGCAATCATTGGTGCCATGGTGGTTGTCTTCGTTGTTTCACTGGTCATTGGTGGTACACGGCGGCGCAAAGCATGA
- a CDS encoding elongation factor G, with translation MTHINAGIVAHVDAGKTTLSEAMLYQTGALRKLGRVDHGDAFLDSDALEKQRGITIFSHQANLQYGGLSLTLLDTPGHVDFASQTEAVLRVLDYAILVVSATAGVQGYTRTLWRLLRRYHVPTFIYVNKCDVAGADRATVLQQLQDELTPGCIDFTLSEADAPLDEAMQEQIAVQDDNLLTTFLDNGALSDQQIQTLITQRKVVPCYFGAALKMTGVTTLLDGLTRWTTTKPAAATADFGAQVFKISHDDKGERLTWLRVTSGTLHPRDVVLDEQKVNQVRVYNGSRFALSQAVAPDGVCAVTGLTGTYPGQGLGITPDAAAPRLQPVLSYTVTPENVQVHACLEALQQLQDEDPQLQVAWEQQTNELRVQLMGAMQVEVLTQLLAERFNIQATFDAGSILYRETITAPVEGVGHFEPLRHYSEVHLRLAPGKPGSGLVYDSACSLEVLGKNWQHQVLTSLGAKQHLGVLIGAPLTDAHITLLSGRSHIKHSEGGDFRQATWRAVRQGLMMLREQGQCQVLEPWYRFDLIVPTTQVGRAMTDLQQMGADFGTPEAVSDTQTRIHGSAPVAQMRDYAAAVRAYSSGVGQLTCVIDGYRPAHDQDAIVAAKAYEPVRDLENTPDSVFCAHGAGYPVAWDEVPAMAHVPYQK, from the coding sequence ATGACACACATTAACGCCGGTATTGTTGCACACGTGGACGCAGGCAAAACCACATTATCTGAGGCCATGTTGTACCAGACGGGTGCCCTGCGCAAACTGGGACGCGTAGATCATGGCGATGCCTTTTTGGATTCCGACGCACTCGAAAAACAGCGCGGGATTACCATCTTCTCGCATCAGGCTAACCTGCAGTACGGTGGTTTGAGCCTTACGTTATTGGATACCCCAGGTCACGTTGATTTTGCGAGTCAAACTGAAGCGGTATTGCGCGTTCTGGATTACGCCATCTTGGTGGTCTCTGCAACGGCTGGCGTGCAAGGTTACACACGAACGCTTTGGCGCTTGTTGAGGCGTTATCACGTGCCCACGTTCATTTATGTCAACAAATGCGATGTCGCTGGTGCTGACCGTGCGACTGTCCTGCAACAACTACAAGATGAACTGACACCAGGTTGCATTGACTTCACTTTGTCAGAAGCTGACGCACCACTTGATGAAGCGATGCAGGAGCAAATCGCCGTTCAGGATGACAATCTGCTGACGACATTTCTGGATAATGGCGCGCTATCTGACCAGCAAATTCAAACGCTGATTACCCAACGCAAGGTGGTTCCGTGTTATTTTGGTGCGGCTTTAAAAATGACCGGTGTCACCACCTTACTTGATGGTCTTACGCGCTGGACTACCACGAAGCCGGCAGCGGCAACGGCAGATTTTGGCGCTCAGGTGTTCAAGATTTCTCACGATGACAAAGGTGAGCGATTGACCTGGCTGCGTGTGACGAGCGGCACCCTGCACCCGCGTGATGTTGTTTTGGATGAACAGAAAGTTAACCAAGTCCGTGTGTACAATGGTTCCCGCTTTGCGCTGAGTCAGGCTGTCGCTCCCGATGGTGTTTGTGCCGTGACAGGATTGACCGGTACCTATCCAGGGCAGGGGCTGGGCATCACGCCCGATGCGGCGGCCCCACGTTTGCAGCCTGTATTGAGTTATACGGTCACCCCAGAAAACGTGCAGGTTCATGCTTGTCTCGAAGCGCTACAGCAATTGCAAGACGAAGACCCCCAGTTGCAAGTCGCCTGGGAGCAACAAACCAACGAACTTCGTGTCCAACTCATGGGTGCGATGCAGGTGGAAGTACTGACCCAGTTGCTAGCCGAACGGTTTAACATTCAGGCGACCTTCGATGCTGGGAGTATCCTGTACCGCGAAACGATTACGGCGCCAGTTGAAGGGGTGGGTCATTTCGAGCCGCTGCGGCATTACTCGGAGGTTCACTTGCGTCTTGCGCCCGGTAAACCCGGTAGTGGTCTCGTCTACGATAGCGCTTGTTCACTAGAGGTACTCGGGAAGAACTGGCAACACCAGGTGCTCACGAGTCTGGGCGCCAAACAGCACCTGGGCGTTCTGATTGGGGCGCCACTGACGGATGCGCATATTACCCTGCTTAGTGGACGCTCGCACATTAAACATTCTGAGGGTGGCGATTTTCGGCAAGCGACATGGCGCGCGGTGCGTCAAGGTTTGATGATGTTGCGAGAACAAGGCCAGTGTCAGGTACTTGAACCGTGGTATCGCTTTGACCTCATTGTTCCCACTACACAGGTCGGTCGCGCCATGACGGATTTGCAGCAAATGGGCGCTGATTTTGGCACACCAGAAGCGGTATCCGATACCCAAACGCGCATTCATGGCAGTGCGCCTGTCGCCCAGATGCGGGATTACGCTGCGGCGGTACGCGCCTACTCGAGTGGTGTGGGTCAACTGACGTGCGTAATCGACGGTTACCGCCCAGCCCATGATCAGGATGCTATCGTGGCGGCAAAGGCTTATGAACCCGTCCGTGACCTTGAGAATACGCCTGATTCCGTATTTTGCGCGCACGGTGCGGGGTATCCGGTCGCTTGGGATGAGGTGCCAGCCATGGCGCACGTGCCTTATCAAAAATAA
- a CDS encoding aldose 1-epimerase family protein, producing the protein MITISNGKFTAEIDPLGAQLTTLTRSSDGRSYIWNDTTGKFWGRHAPILFPSIGRSNDDHYVLNGTKYAMRQHGFARDLEFDSIDQPDDASVNLTLHATDESRAIYPFDFALTVSYKLTDKGLRTDYTIANNSAAGTQSMPFAFGSHPAFALSQPLENYTVTVNDAKTPLTKFGIGPVPFRNGKVEPFSAAKGNVIPLSHELLDDGLIIINAPEATSATLAAKDGSYSVNVDLSDFPYVTLWSPERKNAPFVCVEPFHGLPDIAGEPGDWQKKPGNTSVAAGNSVHLGYDLTLD; encoded by the coding sequence TTGATTACAATTAGCAATGGTAAGTTTACCGCGGAAATCGACCCATTAGGCGCCCAGCTCACGACGCTCACCCGTTCGAGTGACGGTCGCTCCTATATTTGGAATGACACGACGGGTAAATTCTGGGGCCGGCACGCACCGATTCTCTTCCCATCAATTGGCCGTTCCAATGACGACCACTACGTCCTGAACGGTACGAAATACGCCATGCGTCAGCACGGTTTCGCCCGCGATCTGGAATTCGACAGCATTGATCAACCCGATGACGCGAGCGTTAACCTCACGCTGCACGCAACGGATGAATCCAGGGCCATTTACCCATTCGACTTTGCCCTGACCGTCAGCTACAAACTCACGGATAAGGGGCTGCGCACCGACTACACCATCGCCAACAACAGCGCAGCTGGCACGCAATCCATGCCGTTCGCATTCGGTTCACACCCTGCATTTGCACTTAGCCAGCCGTTGGAGAACTACACGGTCACAGTTAATGATGCCAAGACGCCACTCACCAAGTTTGGCATTGGCCCTGTGCCATTTCGCAATGGCAAGGTTGAACCGTTCAGTGCCGCCAAAGGTAACGTTATTCCGCTGAGCCACGAGCTTCTCGATGATGGCCTGATCATCATTAACGCACCCGAGGCAACGAGCGCAACACTTGCTGCTAAAGATGGCAGCTACAGCGTGAACGTTGACCTCAGCGACTTCCCTTACGTGACGCTCTGGAGTCCAGAGCGCAAAAACGCCCCGTTCGTCTGCGTCGAGCCATTCCACGGCCTGCCAGACATCGCAGGTGAACCTGGCGATTGGCAAAAAAAGCCGGGTAACACGAGCGTCGCAGCTGGTAACAGCGTGCATCTAGGCTATGACCTAACATTAGATTAA
- a CDS encoding YdeI/OmpD-associated family protein: MVELEALLQNVPTAQSFYHQLAPGYKRRYQSWLAGASSAADTQARLRHIRHELLKGHKTLKIGSYVGDVSLAKGFADQTDLRDELIELSEDATQQEMARFAIRLVRHAASIVGLPTNSIVKGTTAINASWLAGQATFQDARAYAARPMKASRMADDDQRQIFFLMCHQAALTPHVKRHALIAADYCVGVCNFMDVDTRDGARREREWQLGALHDVLRGGAAENDR; encoded by the coding sequence ATGGTTGAATTAGAGGCATTACTACAGAATGTGCCAACCGCGCAGTCGTTTTATCACCAGTTGGCGCCAGGTTACAAGCGACGTTACCAGTCATGGTTGGCGGGGGCGTCATCGGCTGCAGACACGCAGGCTAGATTGCGTCATATCCGTCATGAGCTTTTGAAGGGGCACAAAACGCTTAAGATTGGTAGTTATGTTGGTGATGTGAGTCTGGCAAAGGGGTTTGCCGACCAAACCGATTTGCGTGACGAACTGATTGAGCTGAGCGAAGACGCGACGCAGCAGGAGATGGCCAGATTCGCCATTCGACTTGTTCGCCACGCTGCGTCAATAGTCGGCCTACCGACCAATTCGATTGTTAAGGGGACAACTGCGATCAATGCCAGCTGGTTAGCTGGACAGGCAACGTTTCAAGACGCCCGAGCATACGCGGCAAGGCCTATGAAAGCCTCCCGAATGGCGGATGACGACCAACGCCAAATCTTCTTTCTCATGTGCCACCAAGCAGCGCTAACACCACATGTTAAGCGGCATGCACTTATTGCCGCGGATTATTGCGTCGGTGTGTGCAATTTTATGGATGTAGATACACGAGATGGTGCCAGACGCGAACGCGAATGGCAATTGGGCGCACTTCATGATGTTTTGCGGGGAGGCGCTGCTGAGAATGACAGATGA